In bacterium, the sequence GGCCAGCAATCTCTGCAGGGATAGATAAAGAAGTTGGCTTTGTTTTACGAACATGAATGGGTTCTTCCCATGCCGAGTCGTTATCAGCTTGTTCCGCTACAATTTTGTCAATTTCCTCTTCAGAAAGTTTCTTTTTCATTGTTCCTCCTTTTTAAGTTATATTGGCCATCCTGTGATTATACGGATGATATTCCCCGGTTTGAGTTGAAAAATAATTTTGAGCTTACGTCCCCCGATACTTCGTCCTATCAGTTGATAGCGATCACGGTATCGCTTGTTCCGCCGCACTTCATAGTCAGAGAAGAAGCATTCCACAGCCTCCTCAAATGTCACATGGTGTGCAGCAAGTTCATCCTGTTCAAAATCATATTCAAAGTCCGATGGTTCGAAACGATGCCACTTAACCACTCGTTTATTTTACTCCATTCACCTCAAATATCAAAATAACACCTAACGTCCGAGCTCACCTGCCCGAGCGAAGTGAGGGTCAGGTGCAGCGATTTGTTAGACAACATTCCCTACTTAAGTGAAATTACTGCTCCCATGACTACTAATATTGCCCCAATGATTTTTTTAAAGGTTATGGTATCCTTTGGAGATTCCAATACTCCAAAATGACTTATTATCATTGCCATCAGTATTTGGCCAGCCATTACAAGTAGAAAAAACTTTCTTGCTCCTATTTTGGGGATAAGAAAAGTTGTCCCAAGAACCATCAAAGCAGCTCCAAGCCCAGTTAAATATAAGTATGGTGGAACCTTCTTAATATTAAAGACTGTTTTATAATCTCCAAAGAAAGCAAAGATAAAGATGGAAGCTATAAAGGCA encodes:
- a CDS encoding DMT family transporter — its product is MQIISYIMLAFLVGVIISIYLPMNSSVSRYLGSPITANISFFMVAFIASIFIFAFFGDYKTVFNIKKVPPYLYLTGLGAALMVLGTTFLIPKIGARKFFLLVMAGQILMAMIISHFGVLESPKDTITFKKIIGAILVVMGAVISLK